The proteins below come from a single Hyperolius riggenbachi isolate aHypRig1 chromosome 8, aHypRig1.pri, whole genome shotgun sequence genomic window:
- the LOC137527406 gene encoding type-1 angiotensin II receptor-like, whose protein sequence is MYQNDTDYCNVRIYFQFCASVRSILIMPGLMINFLILIAVFMCLQSKKNLIKNSIVAYVVGSTVFNIVNLLSWPLMIDWRIYHKWRFSSPMCELMVYVKQTASTVSFYYVSCISFSIYIAIVFGFKVDERRLFTVFQLFFPCFVLMSEELIEHMLGLKDSHYDLIYETCFTIINDQTMKIRMLCKILLGLPLTAYFYLHILLTIFRSARIMQRSQAANKKLAKMFSSICLITFLAHIPGGILPLIADKNICLETATEFLFDLPIFTNPIILFCMNKELREQCKKLIGIQGSSKSKKSHNDLVATTEESQKSGSSSKESRLESISST, encoded by the exons ATGTATCAGAACGACACAGACTATTGTAATGTGAGAATTTATTTCCAGTTCTGCGCTTCAGTCAGGAGCATTTTAATAATGCCAGGCCTGATGATAAATTTTCTCATCTTGATAGCTGTCTTCATGTGTCTCCAAAGCAAAAAGAATTTAATCAAGAACAGCATTGTAGCTTATGTTGTgggcagcacagttttcaacattGTAAATCTTCTTTCTTGGCCTTTGATGATCGACTGGAGGATTTACCACAAATGGCGTTTCAGTTCCCCAATGTGTGAGCTAATGGTTTATGTAAAGCAAACAGCAAGTACTGTTTCTTTTTATTATGTCTCCTGTATTTCCTTCTCAATTTACATTGCCATCGTCTTTGGATTTAAAGTAGATGAACGGAGATTGTTCACCGTGTTTCAGCTCTTCTTTCCGTGTTTTGTGCTGATGAGTGAAGAGTTGATAGAACATATGCTTGGATTGAAAGACTCCCATTATGATCTGATCTATGAAACATGCTTCACCATCATCAATGACCAAACCATGAAGATCAGAATGCTATGTAAAATCCTGCTTGGTCTTCCACTTACTGCATATTTTTACCTTCATATACTGCTCACAATCTTCAGAAGTGCCCGCATAATgcagaggagtcaggctgccaatAAAAAACTGGCAAAAATGTTCTCATCTATCTGTTTAATAACCTTCCTGGCACATATACCAG gaggaATTTTACCGCTCATTGCAGATAAAAATATTTGTCTGGAAACTGCGACTGAATTTTTGTTTGATTTGCCTATTTTCACCAATCCCATAATTCTCTTCTGCATGAACAAAGAGCTGCGGGAACAATGCAAGAAGCTGATTGGTATACAAGGCAGCTCCAAGTCAAAGAAATCACACAATGATTTGGTGGCCACAACTGAAGAATCCCAAAAAAGTGGAAGCAGCTCCAAAGAGTCAAGACTGGAATCAATATCATCTACTTAA